A section of the Chitinophagales bacterium genome encodes:
- the mscL gene encoding large conductance mechanosensitive channel protein MscL, producing the protein MSFLKEFKEFAMRGNVIDLAIGVVIGGAFGKIVSSFIEDVLTPLLLKPALDAAKLSKLEELMLFGTVRYGVFLSAIINFIVVAFVLFLIIKGINSAKKKEEAAPAAPAAPPRNEVLLEEIRDLLKNK; encoded by the coding sequence ATGAGTTTCCTAAAAGAATTTAAAGAGTTTGCCATGCGTGGCAATGTAATTGACCTTGCGATAGGTGTAGTTATAGGAGGTGCCTTTGGTAAAATAGTTAGTTCGTTTATAGAAGACGTATTAACCCCGTTACTATTAAAGCCAGCCTTAGATGCTGCTAAATTGAGCAAGTTAGAGGAGCTCATGCTCTTTGGTACGGTTCGATATGGCGTGTTTCTATCGGCAATAATCAATTTTATTGTAGTAGCATTTGTACTATTCCTAATTATTAAAGGCATAAATTCAGCTAAGAAAAAAGAAGAAGCTGCACCTGCCGCACCTGCTGCTCCGCCACGCAACGAAGTGCTTTT
- a CDS encoding YebC/PmpR family DNA-binding transcriptional regulator: MGRAFEYRKERKFKRWGAMAKAFTRIGKDIAIAVKEGGPNPETNARLRQAMQNAKGANMPKDRVENAIKKASAKDTASYEEVTYEGYAAHGVAVVVDTQTDNPTRTVANVRSYFNKLNGSLGTQGSVSYMFKKLALFKFALGKFNAEELELELIDAGLTDLQVSEDTVLAYADFTDFGSMAKKLEEMNIEIIEATYEKIPDFYKEGLTDEQAEEVIKLIEKLEEDDDVSLVFHNMK, encoded by the coding sequence ATGGGTCGCGCGTTTGAATACCGTAAAGAAAGAAAATTTAAGCGTTGGGGGGCAATGGCAAAGGCCTTCACAAGAATTGGAAAGGATATAGCCATAGCAGTAAAAGAAGGAGGTCCCAATCCCGAAACTAATGCGCGTTTAAGGCAGGCAATGCAAAATGCCAAAGGTGCTAACATGCCTAAAGACCGTGTAGAAAATGCCATTAAAAAAGCATCGGCAAAAGACACCGCCAGTTACGAAGAAGTTACTTACGAAGGCTACGCAGCCCACGGAGTGGCTGTGGTTGTAGATACGCAAACCGATAACCCCACCAGAACAGTTGCCAACGTGCGTTCCTATTTCAATAAACTAAATGGATCTTTGGGCACACAGGGCTCGGTAAGCTATATGTTTAAAAAATTGGCTCTTTTTAAATTTGCACTAGGTAAGTTTAATGCCGAAGAGTTGGAGTTAGAATTGATAGATGCCGGACTTACAGATTTGCAGGTAAGTGAAGATACTGTTTTGGCTTATGCAGATTTTACAGATTTTGGTTCTATGGCAAAAAAGCTCGAAGAAATGAACATAGAAATAATTGAAGCCACCTACGAAAAAATTCCTGATTTCTATAAAGAAGGTTTAACAGATGAGCAGGCCGAAGAAGTAATCAAACTAATAGAAAAGCTGGAAGAAGACGATGATGTAAGTTTAGTATTTCATAACATGAAATAG